The Arachis hypogaea cultivar Tifrunner chromosome 16, arahy.Tifrunner.gnm2.J5K5, whole genome shotgun sequence genome contains a region encoding:
- the LOC114925521 gene encoding zinc finger BED domain-containing protein RICESLEEPER 2-like, whose protein sequence is MEDWNLHPLKREHLHVRCCTHILNLVVNDGLKEMHESINKIRNAIRYVRASPSRMNRFKNFIKEARIQDKCTVQINVPTRWNSTYTILKSGLKFQKAFKMLRERDTEYALMQCGILRNIDWDNAKYFMEFLKIFHDVTKSVSGSLLVTSSQYFYEFCKILRVFKASCGNRDPLLGSMAERMKLKYDKYWGNIKNINMMIFVVVVVDPRYKLKFVNFSFEKLYDKDDADCLDAKVKETFSKMFEYYVNANNGSRSFTSATMDGASDVGVPDGDMAGDFFKEVHFHEIINKNEVDLYLMDGLEKSRDQNTFDILNWWKVNSSKYPILSQIARDVLAMPVSTVISESAFSTGGRVLNNYRSSLTPKTVEALICTQN, encoded by the coding sequence ATGGAGGATTGGAATTTACATCCTTTGAAAAGAGAGCATTTGCATGTTAGGTGTTGTACACATATTCTTAATCTTGTTGTTAATGATGGATTGAAAGAGATGCATGAATCTATTAACAAGATAAGAAATGCTATTAGATATGTGCGTGCTTCCCCTAGTCGCAtgaataggttcaaaaatttcaTTAAGGAAGCTAGGATACAAGACAAGTGTACTGTTCAAATCAATGTTCCCACTAGATGGAACTCTACATACACCATACTTAAAAGTGGTTTGAAGTTTCAAAAGGCGTTCAAGATGCTAAGGGAGAGAGATACAGAATATGCTCTAATGCAATGTGGTATTCTGAGGAATATTGATTGGGACAATGCAAAATACTTTAtggaattcttgaaaatttttcatgaTGTTACAAAGAGTGTGTCTGGTAGTTTGCTTGTgacttcttctcaatatttttatgagttttgtaagatCTTGCGAGTGTTCAAGGCTTCTTGTGGTAATCGAGATCCATTACTTGGGAGTATGGCTGAGAGGATGAAGCTTAAGTATGACAAGTACTGGGgtaacataaaaaatatcaatatgatgatttttgttgTTGTAGTTGTTGATCCTAGATACAAGTTGAAGTTTGTGAACTTTAGCTTTGAAAAGCTATATGATAAGGATGACGCTGATTGTTTGGATGCAAAAGTGAAAGAGACATTCTCCAAGATGTTTGAATACTATGTGAATGCAAATAATGGGAGTAGATCTTTTACTTCAGCAACAATGGATGGTGCATCAGATGTGGGAGTACCTGATGGCGACATGGCTGGTGATTTTTTCAAGGAGGTACATTTTCATGAGATCATCAACAAGAATGAGGTGGATTTGTATTTGATGGATGGTTTAGAGAAGTCTCGTGATCAAAATACTTTTGACATATTGAATTGGTGGAAGGTAAATTCTAGCAAGTATCCTATATTATCCCAAATAGCTAGAGATGTCTTAGCAATGCCGGTCTCGACTGTTATTTCAGAATCAGCTTTTAGCACTGGTGGAAGAGTGCTTAACAACTATAGGAGTTCTTTAACTCCAAAGACAGTTGAGGCATTGATATGCACACAAAATTGA
- the LOC112755226 gene encoding metacaspase-1, whose amino-acid sequence MYSNMLVNCSGCHTPLQLPPGATSIRCALCHAVTHIADPRALPHQPHSSTHAPPPPPHTAPSPYNHAPPGPPPNAHGRKKAVVVGISYKYSRHELKGCINDAKCMKYLLMNKFNFPESCIIMLTEEEDPYGPKFPNKHNMRMAMFWLVQGCQPGDSLVFHYSGHGSQQRNYSGDEADGYDETLCPLDFETQGMIVDDEINATIVRPLLPGVRLHALIDACHSGTVLDLPFLCRMDRGGRYVWEDHRPRSGTWKGSAGGEVISFSGCDDHQTSADTSALSKITSTGAMTFCFIQAIERGHGTTYGSILNAMRTAIRNVGNDGDVIGGGVVTSLLSMLLTGGSGIGGLRQEPQLTACEPFDVYTKPFHL is encoded by the exons ATGTACAGCAACATGCTCGTCAACTGCTCTGGCTGCCACACGCCTCTGCAGTTGCCACCCGGCGCCACCTCAATCCGCTGCGCGTTGTGCCATGCCGTCACTCATATTGCCGACCCACGCGCCCTCCCGCACCAGCCACACTCATCGACCCACGCGCCTCCACCGCCGCCGCACACGGCCCCTTCCCCCTACAACCACGCACCGCCGGGCCCCCCGCCGAATGCTCACGGCCGCAAGAAGGCGGTGGTCGTCGGCATTTCGTACAAATACTCCCGGCACGAATTGAAGGGTTGCATCAATGACGCCAAGTGCATGAAATACCTTCTCATGAACAAGTTCAACTTCCCCGAATCTTGCATCATCATGCTCACCG aagaagaagatcctTATGGCCCAAAATTTCCTAATAAGCACAACATGAGGATGGCTATGTTTTGGCTTGTACAAGGATGTCAACCGGGGGACTCGCTGGTTTTTCATTATTCGGGTCATGGGTCACAGCAAAGGAACTATAGTGGTGATGAAGCTGATGGATATGATGAAACATTATGCCCCCTTGACTTTGAAACACAGGGCATGATTGTAGATGACGAGATTAATGCAACAATTGTTAGACCTCTACTACCTGGGGTTAGGCTGCATGCACTAATTGATGCTTGCCACAGTGGCACTGTTCTGGATTTGCCATTTCTTTGCAGAATGGACAG GGGTGGACGGTATGTATGGGAGGACCATCGCCCTAGGTCAGGTACATGGAAAGGATCAGCTGGTGGAGAAGTTATCTCCTTTAGTGGATGTGATGATCATCAAACTTCCGCTGATACATCT GCACTTTCAAAGATTACATCAACTGGGGCTATGACGTTTTGTTTCATCCAAGCCATTGAGCGTGGTCATGGGACTACATACGGAAGCATTCTGAATGCAATGCGCACTGCCATCAGAAATGTTGGCAATGATGGTGATGTTATAGGTGGTGGTGTAGTTACATCTCTCCTCTCCATGCTATTGACTGGAGGCAGCGGTATTGGTGGACTAAGACAG GAACCACAGCTGACAGCTTGTGAACCGTTCGATGTGTATACAAAACCATTTCATTTATGA